Proteins encoded by one window of Thermococcus sp. JdF3:
- a CDS encoding ribbon-helix-helix protein, CopG family — protein sequence MGKVKTSVYVDEELWREFKELALREGSEVSKLLEEALMNYLINEVLRDIDDSEIPLWFEPLNVGGERSEKLLREMRDDREKRLLGQ from the coding sequence ATGGGCAAGGTCAAAACGAGCGTTTACGTCGATGAGGAGCTGTGGAGGGAGTTCAAGGAGCTGGCCCTCAGGGAGGGGAGCGAGGTCAGCAAGTTGCTGGAGGAGGCACTGATGAACTACCTCATAAACGAGGTTCTGAGGGACATCGACGACTCCGAAATCCCCCTGTGGTTCGAGCCCCTCAACGTGGGGGGAGAGAGGAGTGAAAAGCTCCTGAGGGAGATGAGAGATGACAGGGAAAAGCGTTTACTTGGACAGTAG
- a CDS encoding YigZ family protein: MDYRTLKGIGTAELVVRKSVFIGYASPAETEDEAREFIAKIKAHHSDATHNVSAYLINDGKNFAVRYDDDGEPKGSAGKPVLKVIQNKGLSNVVIVVTRYFGGIKLGYGGLVKAYSDAASLAIENAGIVEVYETERFQVTFPYGLFHTVRETIEKAGGRVVEEDYGELVTFTVETRKGEAEKLMKLLRERTRGRVRLRRLFMSSFEGSL; the protein is encoded by the coding sequence ATGGACTACAGAACGCTGAAGGGTATCGGAACAGCGGAGCTGGTGGTCAGGAAGTCGGTCTTCATAGGCTACGCATCACCCGCGGAGACGGAGGATGAAGCGAGGGAGTTCATCGCAAAAATCAAAGCCCACCACAGCGACGCCACCCACAACGTTTCCGCATACCTCATCAATGATGGAAAGAACTTTGCGGTTCGCTACGATGACGACGGCGAGCCGAAGGGTTCGGCTGGAAAGCCCGTGCTCAAGGTTATCCAGAACAAAGGGCTGAGCAACGTCGTCATCGTCGTCACCCGCTACTTCGGCGGGATAAAGCTCGGCTACGGCGGCCTCGTCAAGGCCTACAGTGACGCGGCGAGCTTGGCCATAGAGAACGCTGGAATCGTTGAGGTCTATGAGACGGAGCGCTTCCAGGTCACCTTTCCCTACGGCCTCTTCCACACCGTCAGGGAGACGATCGAAAAGGCGGGAGGAAGGGTCGTTGAGGAGGACTACGGCGAGCTGGTGACGTTCACCGTCGAAACGAGGAAGGGCGAGGCGGAGAAGCTGATGAAGCTTTTGAGGGAGCGGACGAGGGGGAGGGTTCGGCTGAGGAGGCTCTTCATGAGCTCCTTCGAGGGGAGCCTCTGA
- a CDS encoding phosphatase PAP2 family protein: MNMLQRRLEDPEVLVRLNAFFLSYFGWVAFGVLYGVIGRWSVDLTPQFLRLPLTSRDLVVGLVEFTKGVPPLHALFTVVYYLGFAGSIALIVAYLLLYLRDLEASDQLLARYLMAYAVAGSVYLIAHIYAPHIVYNLPGYTSNNTLLTRQEFVLPSLHNTFIMINIITLWKYRKRLGGKVLILTNSLIPFATVFLGHHWIYDVLAGFLLGIAVSKTSWEWSAGISEVIYRWEVSSLQRVTVLNFLLAVIVLIVAANPARALAIFGGLLGGP; this comes from the coding sequence ATGAACATGCTCCAGCGGCGCCTTGAGGATCCTGAGGTGCTGGTACGGCTTAACGCGTTCTTCCTCAGCTACTTTGGATGGGTTGCCTTCGGCGTTCTGTACGGCGTCATCGGACGCTGGAGTGTGGACTTAACGCCACAGTTTCTCAGACTCCCCCTCACGTCGAGGGATCTGGTCGTTGGCCTGGTGGAGTTCACCAAGGGTGTGCCGCCCCTCCACGCACTCTTTACCGTCGTGTACTATCTCGGCTTCGCCGGTTCCATAGCCCTTATCGTTGCTTACCTCCTGCTGTATCTGAGGGATCTAGAGGCGTCCGATCAGCTTCTGGCCCGGTATCTGATGGCGTATGCCGTCGCGGGCTCGGTGTACCTGATAGCCCACATCTACGCTCCGCATATAGTCTACAACCTGCCCGGCTACACCTCCAACAATACCCTCCTGACGAGGCAGGAATTCGTCCTCCCCTCCCTTCACAACACGTTCATAATGATAAACATAATCACCCTGTGGAAATACCGGAAGCGCCTCGGCGGAAAGGTCTTGATACTCACGAACAGCCTTATACCGTTCGCAACTGTGTTCCTTGGACATCACTGGATCTATGATGTCCTTGCCGGCTTCCTCCTTGGTATTGCCGTGTCAAAGACCTCCTGGGAATGGAGCGCAGGGATATCCGAGGTCATATACCGGTGGGAGGTTTCCTCGCTCCAGAGGGTCACCGTCTTAAACTTCCTCCTCGCGGTCATAGTCCTGATAGTGGCGGCCAATCCCGCCAGGGCCCTGGCCATCTTCGGGGGGCTCCTTGGGGGTCCCTGA
- a CDS encoding HAD family hydrolase → MEIPNYGNLEINAVLFDLNGTLAEGGRIDDEVKHLLERLADKYTVVVLSADTFGTLEEEFKGLPLRIERVSSGAEKAEIARGYEPYIAVGNGNNDVAMLESAELAFCVVGPEGATTDALLASDVVVRDVKDAIGMLLDERKLIATLRG, encoded by the coding sequence ATGGAGATTCCGAACTACGGGAACCTGGAGATAAATGCGGTACTTTTTGACCTGAACGGCACCCTGGCGGAAGGCGGAAGGATCGATGACGAAGTTAAACATCTCCTGGAGAGACTCGCGGATAAATACACGGTCGTCGTTCTGAGCGCGGACACCTTCGGGACGCTTGAGGAGGAGTTCAAAGGTCTTCCCCTGAGGATCGAGAGGGTCTCGAGCGGTGCTGAAAAGGCCGAAATCGCGAGGGGCTACGAACCCTACATAGCTGTAGGCAACGGAAACAACGATGTGGCCATGCTTGAGAGCGCGGAGCTGGCCTTCTGCGTTGTTGGGCCGGAGGGAGCGACAACCGACGCCCTCCTCGCGAGCGACGTGGTGGTGAGGGACGTTAAGGACGCCATAGGCATGCTCCTCGACGAGAGAAAGCTCATAGCAACGCTCAGAGGGTGA
- the cmr6 gene encoding type III-B CRISPR module RAMP protein Cmr6, protein MERDGAEVIYYLPKDTAGALPGPVGAVENLSLLLSKFAPFVQEKGTPKTSVAVLRKAGFRPEIRPEAREAYMAYFRTYREMLKTVGARTVYLTSKSRLIVGLGNESVYETSITLLRNYGVPYIPGSALKGVTKAYAIEMLAEILVSAGHCGDFFKCAGKVQEWLNGGELERFPESVKVRGTSRHVREFLRIFTGDTQGGEINLRDVAGKLVAMFGTTDREGDVVFFDALPENPNSIRLEFDIMNPHYGPYYSKGQPPGDWYDPVPVLFLTVRKGARFLFAVGRSSKAEKDLSEEALKLLKLALREHGVGAKTSLGYGRFG, encoded by the coding sequence ATGGAACGCGACGGGGCGGAGGTAATCTACTACCTCCCTAAGGACACGGCCGGAGCCCTCCCCGGACCCGTTGGAGCCGTGGAGAACCTCTCCCTCCTGCTCTCCAAGTTCGCCCCCTTCGTCCAGGAAAAGGGCACGCCAAAGACCTCTGTAGCGGTGCTGAGGAAAGCGGGGTTCCGGCCCGAGATAAGGCCAGAGGCCAGGGAGGCCTACATGGCATACTTCAGGACCTACAGGGAGATGCTGAAGACCGTGGGGGCCAGAACGGTCTACCTGACATCGAAGTCGAGGCTCATCGTCGGCCTTGGCAACGAGAGCGTCTATGAGACCAGCATAACCCTCCTCAGGAACTACGGGGTTCCCTACATCCCGGGCTCGGCTCTAAAGGGAGTAACCAAGGCCTACGCCATCGAGATGCTGGCAGAGATTCTCGTCTCTGCCGGACACTGCGGGGACTTCTTCAAGTGCGCGGGGAAGGTTCAGGAATGGCTCAACGGGGGCGAGCTGGAGAGGTTCCCAGAGAGTGTAAAGGTGAGGGGCACATCGAGGCACGTCAGGGAGTTCCTCAGGATATTCACCGGTGACACTCAGGGGGGCGAAATCAACCTCCGGGACGTGGCGGGGAAGCTCGTCGCGATGTTCGGGACGACGGATAGGGAAGGCGATGTCGTCTTCTTCGACGCCCTTCCAGAGAATCCCAACAGCATCAGGCTCGAGTTCGACATAATGAACCCCCACTACGGGCCCTACTACAGCAAGGGCCAACCCCCCGGGGACTGGTACGACCCGGTTCCTGTGCTCTTCCTGACCGTAAGAAAGGGGGCAAGGTTCCTCTTCGCCGTCGGGAGGAGCTCCAAGGCCGAGAAGGACCTCAGCGAGGAGGCGCTGAAACTCCTCAAACTGGCCCTGCGGGAGCACGGCGTCGGCGCCAAGACGAGCCTCGGGTACGGGAGGTTCGGGTGA
- a CDS encoding glycosyltransferase family 2 protein, which yields MLDGKRVSVVIPAYNEEERLPSVLDRIPDFIDEVVIVDDGSGDGTYEVARAFSGKDPRIKAIRLERNRGKGCAMRRGVEEASGDVIVFIDADGQHRPEEIIKLVEPIVKGEADMVIGARKVEEAGKRPLHRRISNILTTRLIRLKLGRYVYDTQSGFRAYRREFLPEIESDRYEVETEMLLKAAKMGARIKEVPVGMIYDPSREGRFGIRDVFRFIRAYLRF from the coding sequence ATGCTGGATGGAAAACGGGTAAGCGTTGTGATTCCAGCGTACAACGAAGAAGAGCGCCTTCCCAGCGTTCTGGACAGGATACCCGACTTTATCGACGAGGTAGTGATCGTGGACGATGGCTCCGGCGATGGGACTTACGAGGTGGCACGGGCGTTCTCCGGGAAGGACCCAAGGATAAAGGCGATTAGACTCGAGAGAAACCGCGGCAAGGGCTGCGCAATGAGAAGGGGCGTTGAAGAGGCCTCCGGGGACGTAATAGTTTTCATCGACGCCGACGGACAGCACAGGCCGGAGGAGATAATAAAGCTCGTCGAGCCGATAGTGAAGGGCGAGGCAGACATGGTGATCGGGGCAAGAAAGGTCGAGGAGGCTGGAAAAAGGCCGCTGCACAGGAGAATCAGCAACATCCTGACGACGCGGCTTATACGCCTCAAACTGGGGCGCTATGTCTACGACACCCAGAGCGGGTTCAGGGCCTACAGAAGGGAGTTCCTTCCGGAAATAGAGAGCGACCGCTACGAGGTTGAGACTGAGATGCTCCTGAAGGCCGCAAAGATGGGCGCCAGGATAAAGGAAGTTCCGGTGGGCATGATATACGACCCATCGAGGGAGGGCCGCTTCGGGATCAGGGACGTGTTCCGCTTCATCAGGGCGTACCTTCGGTTTTGA
- a CDS encoding DMT family transporter has product MRREALGTALALSGTVIYGLEPVVIKSNPTSPISFAALSALVASLILWTAVGWSGGLDEIHENPAGIKPAFLVGFFGTALAYLAYSFGARMSTAINAALITRSEVLWSFLLAWLLLGERITKRLVVYSLVILVGLVLIMVPGHSVELRLGDLLLLLVPLFWQLGHVIAKRLPYSPQTIAALRNTFGFLLLLPLAAASGLEFSGFVIAEGLVIAAGQLVWYGSIKRINLSKATAIITPAPAVAIGVSVLLGETLTLYHVVGFALITAGTLGAIKVKSKVKTEGTP; this is encoded by the coding sequence ATGCGGCGCGAAGCTCTGGGGACCGCCCTGGCGCTCTCGGGGACGGTGATATATGGACTTGAGCCGGTTGTTATAAAATCCAACCCGACCAGCCCCATTAGTTTCGCTGCCCTCTCTGCCCTGGTTGCATCCCTCATTCTCTGGACAGCGGTCGGCTGGAGTGGGGGGCTGGATGAGATCCATGAAAATCCCGCCGGAATAAAACCGGCGTTTCTGGTAGGTTTCTTCGGAACTGCACTCGCCTATCTTGCGTACTCCTTTGGCGCCCGGATGAGCACCGCAATAAACGCCGCCCTCATAACGAGGAGCGAGGTTCTGTGGTCGTTCCTTCTAGCGTGGCTCCTCCTGGGGGAGAGGATAACGAAGCGCCTGGTGGTGTATTCTCTCGTTATCCTGGTGGGCCTGGTTCTTATTATGGTTCCCGGACATTCGGTTGAGCTCAGGCTGGGTGATCTTCTGCTCCTCCTCGTGCCCCTCTTCTGGCAGCTGGGCCACGTTATAGCCAAGAGGCTTCCCTACAGCCCTCAGACGATAGCGGCCCTTCGTAACACCTTCGGATTCCTCCTTCTCCTGCCTCTGGCGGCTGCGTCCGGACTTGAGTTCTCAGGCTTTGTAATCGCAGAGGGTCTGGTGATAGCGGCCGGTCAGCTCGTGTGGTACGGATCGATAAAGCGCATCAACCTCTCCAAGGCAACGGCCATAATAACCCCGGCCCCGGCGGTTGCAATAGGCGTCAGTGTACTGCTGGGGGAGACGCTGACCCTCTATCACGTCGTTGGTTTCGCCCTCATAACTGCGGGGACTCTGGGGGCGATAAAGGTTAAAAGTAAGGTCAAAACCGAAGGTACGCCCTGA
- a CDS encoding CRISPR-associated endonuclease Cas1: MKYPLFITDHGRLERQSGSLVFVGRLEKRTIPLAQVSEVHCLARVSLTSGAVELLSEKRIPVHFYSTRGDYRGSLINDASPRAGSTWPRQSTTSIPKRGSS, from the coding sequence GTGAAGTACCCTCTCTTCATAACCGACCACGGGAGGCTTGAGAGGCAGTCCGGTTCCCTCGTCTTCGTCGGCAGGCTTGAGAAGAGAACCATACCCCTCGCCCAGGTGAGCGAGGTTCACTGCCTCGCGAGGGTTTCCCTGACGAGCGGGGCCGTTGAGCTGCTGAGCGAGAAGAGAATTCCAGTTCACTTCTACTCCACGCGGGGCGATTACAGGGGCTCCCTGATAAACGACGCGTCCCCGAGGGCAGGCTCCACCTGGCCCAGGCAGAGCACCACCTCGATCCCGAAAAGAGGCTCTTCATAG
- the cas2 gene encoding CRISPR-associated endonuclease Cas2: MARYYIVVYDVNEKRVVRVHKILKAYLQWRQRSVFEGWLDGNEVAELKRKLSRAINEEEDSILFYSLPSDSNLVTFHLGRPPDEFDNVI; the protein is encoded by the coding sequence ATGGCGCGCTACTACATAGTCGTCTACGACGTGAACGAGAAGAGGGTCGTAAGGGTGCACAAAATACTGAAGGCCTACCTCCAGTGGCGCCAGAGGAGCGTCTTCGAGGGCTGGCTCGATGGGAACGAGGTCGCCGAGCTGAAGAGGAAGCTCTCGCGGGCGATAAACGAGGAGGAGGACTCGATCCTCTTCTACTCCCTGCCGAGCGACTCCAACCTCGTCACCTTCCACCTCGGCAGACCGCCGGACGAGTTCGACAACGTCATCTAA
- the cmr4 gene encoding type III-B CRISPR module RAMP protein Cmr4 — MYSVKKLLGIYAVSPVHAGSGSEVSVIDLPIQRERHTGFPVIWGQSLKGVLRHAFRNEELKGNWEEYAEEYVKAVLSKNGRTPSDEEVQRELAKYTKDVKEGKRDPPKTEIIFGPTTNNASDHAGAISVGDARILLFPVRSVKGVFAYVTSPFVLERFKRDLELAGKGASFDVPQVDGKKAVVSSDSVLTLGGKVVLEEVVLDARQDNEIVSKIVKAISLVLPEGIEVGKRLAVVPDDVFSAFVRLSTEIVARISIDAETGTVRQGGLWYEEFLPSDTLLYSVIAVAEPRGGSLKSADEIAEELKKFVSSTGFLQIGGDETVGKGFVKVRMG; from the coding sequence ATGTACTCCGTGAAGAAGCTGTTGGGGATATACGCGGTCTCGCCCGTCCACGCGGGCAGCGGATCGGAGGTAAGCGTAATAGACCTCCCCATACAGAGGGAGCGCCACACGGGATTCCCCGTGATATGGGGCCAGAGCCTCAAGGGCGTGCTCAGGCACGCATTTAGAAATGAAGAACTTAAAGGCAACTGGGAAGAGTATGCAGAAGAGTATGTCAAGGCAGTGCTATCCAAGAATGGGAGAACTCCCTCCGACGAAGAAGTACAGAGAGAACTTGCAAAATACACAAAAGATGTAAAAGAGGGCAAGAGAGATCCCCCAAAGACCGAAATCATATTCGGGCCGACGACCAACAACGCCAGCGACCACGCCGGGGCTATAAGCGTTGGCGATGCAAGGATACTCCTCTTCCCAGTGAGGAGTGTTAAAGGGGTCTTTGCCTACGTCACCAGCCCCTTCGTCCTGGAGCGCTTCAAGAGGGACCTTGAGCTTGCCGGAAAAGGTGCAAGCTTCGACGTCCCGCAGGTGGACGGGAAGAAAGCGGTTGTCAGCAGCGACAGCGTTCTGACGCTCGGCGGAAAGGTCGTCCTCGAGGAGGTGGTCCTCGACGCAAGACAGGACAACGAAATTGTCTCGAAGATAGTAAAGGCCATCAGCCTCGTGCTCCCGGAGGGAATAGAGGTTGGAAAGAGGCTGGCCGTAGTGCCCGATGACGTCTTCTCTGCCTTCGTCAGGTTATCCACCGAGATCGTGGCCAGGATATCCATAGACGCGGAGACCGGAACCGTCAGGCAGGGTGGCCTCTGGTACGAGGAGTTCCTGCCGAGCGACACGCTCCTCTACTCAGTCATAGCGGTTGCAGAGCCGAGGGGCGGTTCGCTGAAGAGCGCCGATGAAATCGCGGAGGAGCTTAAGAAATTCGTCTCCAGCACCGGGTTCCTCCAGATAGGCGGCGACGAGACGGTCGGCAAGGGCTTCGTGAAGGTCAGGATGGGGTGA
- a CDS encoding type II toxin-antitoxin system VapC family toxin has product MTGKSVYLDSSAILKRYLNEEGSDVVRKAFRDAYRGEVKLAFSFWNVGEVLGVFDKKLRRGELSEEDFNFLKKGFLAEVKRFTRLGVLEVVPVHSLLLADAWELIERHHLYQADALQIVSAKYVGAEGFYTADKRLHEAAVKEGLNSILLVG; this is encoded by the coding sequence ATGACAGGGAAAAGCGTTTACTTGGACAGTAGCGCAATCCTGAAGAGGTACCTGAACGAAGAGGGAAGCGACGTCGTGAGGAAAGCCTTCAGGGACGCCTACAGGGGCGAGGTGAAGCTGGCCTTCAGCTTCTGGAACGTTGGGGAGGTGCTCGGTGTGTTCGACAAAAAGCTCAGACGTGGAGAGCTCAGTGAGGAAGACTTCAACTTCCTCAAAAAAGGCTTTCTGGCCGAGGTAAAGCGGTTCACGAGGTTGGGTGTCCTGGAGGTCGTTCCCGTCCATTCCCTGCTCCTCGCCGATGCGTGGGAGTTGATTGAAAGGCATCACCTGTACCAGGCCGACGCCCTGCAGATAGTGTCCGCAAAGTACGTGGGAGCCGAGGGCTTCTACACCGCAGATAAGAGGCTTCATGAAGCGGCGGTTAAGGAGGGTTTGAACTCAATACTCCTCGTGGGGTGA
- a CDS encoding tRNA (cytosine(49)-C(5))-methyltransferase, with protein sequence MSARDRIKETNPAFYERYSMLEDTDEFWEFIIRPLRQSIRVNTLKAPLDVVVERLKEEFELEPVPWVREGFFINVDNLAKVPEHSLGLIFGQEASSMIPPVVLGPKPGELVLDMAAAPGSKTGQMAQYMENRGCIIANDPKISRANVLIANLNRMGVLNTRVSVKDGVYFARFENRFDRILLDAPCSSVGMIRKKWRFLREWRMKEVVRYMNIQKRLIMAAYRALKPGGTLVYSTCTIDPIENEEVVDYLLRKTDARLEAIKLPVKTSEPVLEWEGRTYSEELRKALRIHPNDNDTEAFFIAKIVKPEGGA encoded by the coding sequence ATGAGCGCGAGGGACAGGATTAAGGAAACCAATCCCGCCTTTTACGAGCGCTATTCGATGCTCGAAGACACGGACGAGTTCTGGGAGTTCATAATCCGACCCCTGCGGCAGAGCATAAGGGTGAACACGCTGAAGGCTCCGCTTGATGTGGTCGTTGAGAGGCTTAAGGAGGAGTTCGAGCTTGAACCGGTTCCCTGGGTTCGTGAGGGGTTCTTCATCAACGTTGACAACCTCGCGAAGGTTCCGGAGCACAGTTTGGGCCTCATCTTCGGCCAGGAAGCGAGCTCCATGATACCCCCCGTCGTCCTCGGCCCCAAACCCGGCGAGCTGGTTCTCGACATGGCGGCAGCCCCGGGCTCGAAGACGGGTCAGATGGCCCAGTACATGGAGAACAGGGGTTGCATAATCGCCAACGACCCCAAGATAAGCAGGGCGAACGTTCTCATAGCGAACCTCAACAGGATGGGTGTTTTGAACACCCGGGTGAGTGTGAAGGACGGCGTTTACTTTGCCCGCTTTGAGAATCGCTTTGACAGGATCCTGCTGGATGCCCCGTGCTCTTCGGTTGGCATGATACGGAAGAAATGGAGGTTCCTGAGGGAGTGGCGCATGAAAGAGGTTGTCCGGTACATGAACATCCAGAAGAGGCTCATCATGGCAGCTTACAGGGCGCTCAAGCCCGGCGGAACGCTGGTTTACTCAACCTGCACCATAGACCCCATAGAGAACGAGGAGGTCGTCGATTACCTGCTCCGGAAGACCGACGCGAGGCTCGAGGCGATAAAGCTCCCAGTTAAGACGAGCGAGCCGGTTCTCGAGTGGGAGGGGAGAACCTACTCGGAGGAGCTGAGAAAGGCCCTGAGGATTCATCCCAACGACAACGACACCGAGGCGTTTTTCATCGCAAAGATTGTAAAGCCGGAGGGAGGCGCATGA
- the panB gene encoding 3-methyl-2-oxobutanoate hydroxymethyltransferase — protein sequence MREITARRIIEMKGKEKIAMITAYDYPSALIADRAGMDIIFIGDSLGMVVYGEGNTLNVSMEQMVFHTRAVSKAVKRALVLADMPFASYEIDTDEGLRNAVRLIQAGADAVKIEGGYDHRKLVRKLVRMGIPVMGHTGLTPQRYLRFGGYRLMGETEEEIEEILRDAKALEKAGAFAVVLEFTLADVAKLVTEEISIPTIGIGAGPWVDGQVLVWHDLLGIYEETPPFVKKYADIGGMMRLAIENYREEVKGGAFPGREHYWEFLDKEDFRKKAARALEKLREED from the coding sequence ATGAGGGAAATAACGGCGCGAAGGATTATCGAGATGAAGGGGAAGGAAAAGATCGCGATGATAACCGCCTACGATTACCCGTCCGCACTGATAGCCGACAGGGCAGGGATGGACATCATCTTCATCGGCGATTCCCTCGGAATGGTTGTTTACGGCGAGGGGAACACGCTGAACGTTTCTATGGAGCAGATGGTCTTCCACACCAGGGCGGTCTCGAAGGCCGTCAAGAGGGCGCTCGTTCTGGCGGACATGCCCTTTGCGAGCTACGAGATAGACACCGACGAGGGCCTGAGGAACGCGGTTAGACTGATACAGGCCGGTGCGGATGCCGTTAAGATCGAGGGCGGCTACGACCACAGGAAGCTCGTCAGAAAGCTCGTACGCATGGGAATACCCGTCATGGGGCACACAGGGCTTACCCCGCAGCGCTATCTGAGGTTTGGGGGATACAGATTGATGGGGGAGACCGAGGAGGAGATCGAGGAAATCCTCCGCGACGCCAAGGCACTGGAGAAGGCGGGGGCATTTGCGGTTGTCCTCGAGTTCACCCTCGCGGACGTGGCAAAACTCGTGACCGAAGAGATATCAATCCCCACGATCGGCATTGGTGCCGGGCCGTGGGTCGACGGCCAGGTTCTCGTCTGGCATGACCTTCTCGGCATCTACGAGGAGACCCCACCCTTCGTCAAGAAGTACGCCGACATCGGCGGGATGATGCGCCTGGCTATTGAAAACTACCGGGAGGAGGTTAAGGGCGGCGCGTTTCCGGGCAGGGAGCACTACTGGGAGTTCCTCGATAAGGAGGACTTCAGGAAAAAGGCCGCGCGTGCCCTGGAGAAACTGAGAGAGGAGGATTGA
- a CDS encoding archease has translation MRKWEHYEHTADVGIRGYGESLEEAFEAVALALFDVMVDVEKVESKECREVEVEEEDLEALLYSFLEELLVLHDMDGLVFGDVNVEIENAGEGYRLRAKACGEVLDYEKHEPKEEVKAITYHEMKIEQLPDGRWMAQLVPDI, from the coding sequence ATGAGGAAATGGGAGCACTACGAGCACACGGCGGATGTGGGCATCCGCGGCTACGGTGAGAGCCTTGAGGAGGCATTTGAAGCGGTTGCCCTGGCGCTCTTCGACGTCATGGTAGATGTGGAGAAAGTTGAGAGTAAAGAGTGCCGCGAGGTTGAGGTCGAGGAAGAGGACCTGGAGGCGCTCCTCTACAGCTTCCTTGAGGAGCTTTTAGTGCTTCACGACATGGATGGTCTGGTCTTTGGGGACGTTAACGTCGAGATAGAGAATGCCGGGGAAGGCTACCGGCTCAGGGCGAAGGCCTGCGGCGAGGTTCTCGACTACGAGAAGCACGAGCCGAAGGAAGAGGTGAAGGCGATAACCTACCACGAGATGAAAATAGAACAGCTGCCGGACGGGCGATGGATGGCGCAGCTGGTTCCGGATATCTGA
- the cmr5 gene encoding type III-B CRISPR module-associated protein Cmr5, whose translation MGLRSLEQERAKFAYDCVSEVRRSGEETQKRYVSYVKSAPALILTNGLGQALAFYLSKMGNGGELEHSAINPEVFEEGEKRAYAFLYSHITGWLAEKMTGGKDPLKVYMEGDSMTAIAITEEALALLNWLKRFGDAMLKKDKNGEG comes from the coding sequence ATGGGCCTCAGGAGCCTCGAGCAGGAGCGGGCCAAGTTCGCCTACGACTGCGTCTCCGAGGTAAGGAGAAGCGGTGAGGAGACTCAGAAGAGGTACGTCTCCTACGTTAAGAGCGCCCCCGCGCTCATACTGACCAACGGCCTCGGCCAGGCGCTGGCCTTCTACCTCTCCAAGATGGGAAATGGAGGGGAGCTCGAACACAGCGCCATAAACCCGGAAGTCTTTGAGGAAGGGGAAAAGAGGGCCTACGCCTTCCTCTACTCCCACATCACCGGGTGGCTCGCGGAGAAGATGACGGGCGGTAAAGACCCCCTCAAGGTATACATGGAGGGGGACTCGATGACGGCCATAGCGATAACCGAGGAGGCGCTGGCACTCCTCAACTGGCTGAAGCGCTTCGGGGACGCGATGCTCAAAAAGGACAAGAACGGTGAGGGCTGA